CTCACATGAATTCAGAACACCATTAAGCACAATTTTATCTTCTGCGTCACTCCTCAATAAATATACTAAAACAGAAGAGCAAGAAAAACGCGACCGGCACATAATGCGAATTAAGGATGCGGTAGGTAGTATGAAAAATATTTTGGAAGATTTTCTTTCATTGGGAAAATTGGAAGACGGATTGGTTACTGCCAGGTATGAAAATTTAGAGGTTCAAGACTGTGTACATGCAATAAAAATATTAATTGAAGATATACAGCAGATCTGCAAACCAGGACAAAAACTTATATTTACACATGTTGGCGAAGGAAACCTTGTTACTGATTTAAATATGATTAAAAATATTCTTGTAAATCTAATTTCAAATGCCATTAAATTTTCTGCTGAAAATTCAGTGATCAATATAGATTGTATTTTAGACGGTGCCGTAATTAAAATTGTAGTAAAAGATAATGGAATAGGAATTTCGGAAGAAGACCAGGAACACTTGTTCGAACGTTTTTTCAGAGCTAAAAATGCCTCCAATATTCAGGGAACCGGTTTGGGATTACACATAGTTTCAAAATATCTGGAGTTGATGAATGGAAAAATATCATTAAAAAGTATATTGAATGAAGGAACTACTTTCACTTTGGAAATTCCAAATATAAATTCATAAGTTATAATATTAACATGAAAAAGAAATTACTATTAATTGAAGATAATACAGAACTGCGTGAAAATACTGTAGAGATTTTGGAACTTGCAAATTACACGGTATTTTCGGCGGAGAATGGCAAAATTGGAGTTGACATTGCACTTGCGGAAAAGCCTGATCTCATCATTTGCGATATTATGATGCCGGTTCTGGATGGTTATGGTGTGATACATTTATTGGGACAGAACGATGAGACAAAAAATATCCCATTTATCTTTCTAACTGCTAAAACAGAAAAGTCGGATTTCAGAAAAGGTATGGAAATGGGTGCTGATGATTATATTACAAAACCGTTTGACGATATTGAATTACTGAGAGCAATAGAGGTGCGATTTAAAAAACATGAATTGCTGCGTTCTGCATTTACAAACGACATTCATGGAGTGAATGAATTTATAAATTTAGCGAATGAAACAGCAGGTCTTGAATTGACATCTGATCTTCGGGAAGTGCGAGAATACAAAAAAAAGCAGTTTTTATATTCAGAAAACAACAGGCCTCATAATATTTATTACGTAATAAAAGGAAAAGTAAAAACCTATTTAATAAATGAAGATGGAAAAGAATTGATCAATGCAATTTATACCAACGGAGATTTTATTGGGTATACAGCTATATTGGAAAATAAACCCTATGCAGAAAATGCAGAATTTATGGAGGATTCTGAATTAATGCTTATACCTGCGGAGGATTTTACTGCGCTTATTAACAAGGATATGATAGTGGCACAACAGTTTATTAAATTGCTCACAAAAAATATTTCTGACAAAGAAGAAAAGCTTATTGCATTAGCATATAATTCTCTTCGGAAACGTGTTGCAGCCAGTTTGATGGAAGTATATGATATCTTTAAAAAATCGGATCCCAATAATTCAAAAGTAGAAATTTCCAGAGAAAATCTTGCACGTGTGGTTGGTACCGCTAAAGAATCGCTGATAAGAACATTAAGCGATTTTAAAGATGAAAAATTAATAGATATTAAGGAAGGTAAGATCTATATATTGGATGAAAAAAAACTCAGAAACCTCCCATTTTAAGATGTCTATTTTCTGCTGAATAATTCCCCTTCTATGTTCTGTCTCTCCAGAGTCCAGTCCTCAGTTAAAGTAGTTTCCACCCAAACTTTGCCCGCTTTTCTAAATACCAATACTCCAATACCGAATTTATTAAAGTGATCCTTTAGGGTTACTACTCTATCGTTTTTATCAATATGTATCGCAACTTTATCAGAATTGCCATTTAAAAATTGTATTTTTTGATTCGCCCCTAATTTTTCAATACTTGATTTCTCATCTCCTGTGCGTCTGCGAAAAAATTCTATTCGCAAAAAAGGGAAATACCTGTTAAATTCTTGCTGTAACTCTCCAATTAATTTATTTCCCTGGATATCCATTTTTAACCTTTTGCTATTCTTTTCATCATTAAAACTTACCGGATATGTCATATTAAACTCCTCCTACATGGTTCATTGCAAACTTTTATTGCATTTACCAACTGCAAAAATGAAAAAATGCCGCAAAGGTATAGATGATTAAAATCACCAATTTTAATGATGATGATTGACAGGTGTCGAAGCACTTAAAATAGAAAAACCCGCCAGAACAAAAGCTGGCGGGTTTTTCTATTTTAAGTGTATTTATTGAATTGTAATTGTTTTTATCTGCAGTCCTTCAGATGTTAAAACTTTTAATAAATATATACCCGAAGTCAGATCAGCAACATGTAATGTTGAGGTATGTCCTGATAAATCCTGACTAATTATCAAACTTCCTTTCAGGTCATAAATTTCAGCATTTAAAAGGTTAACATCGGCAGATGCAATTTGTATATTATCTACAGCCGGGTTAGGAAAAATATCTAATTTATTATTCAATAAATTATCCTGTAACCCAGTAATTTCCACATCGCTGTTAATTCCGTATGATTCCGAATTACTTGGAATTCCACCAACATCGGTTTTAAGATCAAAATACTGAAATAAAGGTCCCTTTACTCCTGCTTTATACCAATAATAAAGAGTGTAATCATATACAAATGTAAAAGGTATACCCACCGCTTCATCACTGAAATCTTGCTCAATTTTTACTCTTAAAACATTTGTATAAGTTCCTGATGGCAGAATTAGGGTTCCGTAACCATCTGCGTTCATTTCATTTGATCCGTCACGAATCATATCATACCCTGAGAAAAATTCAGCATGCAGATCATCGGAATTGGTTGTTCCGTAAGTTAAAGGAAAAATAAGTATTTCTTCCGGGTCACTATAACTTATTGTTGTTGCCGGGGTATAAACACCATACACAGTATATTCCGAAGGAGTGATCTTAAAAAAACCAAAACTCCCTGATCCGTCATCACTTGCAGTATTTGCACCTGGAAATTCCGCAGCTTCACCTGTTGCGGAAGGATCCACTAGAGTATAACCTACTGTAGTACCAGAGGTAGAGATGCCGGAAAAATCCCACGTAACATTTTCACCGGCAGCACCAGGGTCAAAGTCAGTAGTATTTACATTCACATAAGATAATTCATCTCCGATGGTACCAGCAACCGAGGATGTAATTGTTGGCTGAGCATAACAAGCTATGCTAATTGTTACCATTAATAAAGTAAAAAGTTTTTTCATAGTATTTTTTTTAGCAAAGTTAATAAATGACTAGGTAATAAATGTTAATATGATCCCTAAAAACGCCTCCGGTTGTTCAGCATGCACCCAATGCCCTGAATCTTCCACTGTTTTTAAGATGGCATTTGGAAAAACTTTTTGAATATCATCCCAATCTTCATTCACAATATATTTGGAATTTTCGCCTCTTACAAACAATACATCTCCTGTAAACGTATTTAAAACTTTTACGGGTGCAAGAATTTCGTCATCGTAATTGGCTGATAATGCTTCCAAATTGAACTTCCACCGGTAACTCCCATTTACATTTCTTGATAAATTTTTTAATAGAAATTGTTGTACTGTAATATCCGACAGCTTATCAGCCATAAGTATCTCAGCATCTTTTCTGGAATGGATGGTTTTAAGATCTATAGACTGTAACGCATCAAAAATGGAATCGTGTCCTCCCGGATAACGTTTAATTCCCATATCCACTATAATAAGTTTATTTACCTTTTCGGGGTGCTGAAGTGCAAATTGCATTGCCGTTTTACCACCCATGGAATGTCCGATGATATGCGCTTTTGATATTTGATGGTGTGTAAAAAATACACTAAGGTCATCCGCCATTAATTGGTATGAATGCTCCGGAGTATGTGGAGATTTTCCATGATTGCGTTGGTCGATAAGGTAAACAGTAAATTTTTCTTCTAAGGATCTTGCTATGGTTTTCCAGTTATCCAACATTCCGAATAATCCATGAAGAATAATTATAGGATATCCGGATCCTGATTTTATATAATTGAGTTCCATTATTTCATCTTCATTCTTTTCACTAAATAAGGCATTAATACCTGACTAAATTCCTTATTCATATCAGCTTCTATAAAATCAATTTTGTATTGATCGCATCGTGTTTTTAAATTCTTCATAAATTTCACCATTTGTTCCATGTAGTGAGATTTAACTTCATTGCTTCTAACTTTAACTTTTTCACCACTTTCCATATCAACAAAAACATATGGTCGGTTATCGTAGGTAAAATCTATTTCGTGTTTTTTATCCACTACATGAAATAAAATTACTTCATGTTTATTGTGTTTTAAATGTTGCAGCGCAGAAAAAAGTTCTTCCGTGTTTTCATTGCCTTCAAACATATCGCTGAAAACAATCACCAAACTCCGGCGATGCACATTTTCCGCAATTACGTGCAAACATTTTGCAGCTTCAGTTTTCAGATCTCTGGATGATCTTCCAATAAAATTCTCCAACTGAGATTGCAATAATTTTTGATGAACAATATTACTTGCAGCTTTTGTATGCAGCAAAATATCATCCGCAAAAATGGTAAGTCCCGCAGCATCTCTTTGCAATTTTAATAGATGCATGATAGAACTGGCACAAATGGCAGAAAATATGAGTTTATTAATGTGTAATCCCTGTTCATTTTTTTCTGCTTCGGGAAAATACATACTCGAGGAAGCATCGATCACGATCTGACAACGCAGATTGGTTTCTTCCTCATATTTTTTTGTGAATAACTTATCCGTTCTTCCGTAAACTTTCCAGTCGATATGACGTGTGGCCTCTCCGGGATTATAAATTCTATGTTCTGCAAATTCTACAGAAAATCCATGAAAGGGGCTTTTATGTAATCCTAAAATAAAACCTTCCACTACCTGTTTAGCAAGAAGCTCCAGGTTTTCAATACTGCGCAGGTCCTGAATGGACATCAATTGTTGGGTTGTAGCCATATTCTATGCAAATAACCCTGAATTAGAAAATTTGAAATTTACTTCAAACCATTTGTTTTATCTAATTTTCAATTCAGGGCTTACGTAAAAAGCCTTCCTACTAACGCAAGAAGGCTTAAATTAAGTATGTTTAACAAATTACATATGTTGTTTCACCTTCGCATCGAGCACACTTTTAGCAACTGCACCCACCTGTTTGTCGATTACCTGGCCATTTTTTATAAATAAAATGGTTGGGATGTTGCGAATCCCGTACATCATAGAGATCTCAGGGTTAAAGTCAACATTCACTTTGCCGATGTTCACCTTACCGTGGTAGTCTTTCGACAATTCTTCGATAACTGGTCCAACAACCCTGCAAGGTCCGCACCATTCAGCCCAAAAGTCGATTACAGTAAGTTTTTCACTTTCAAGAACATCTTGCTTGAAGTTCGCATCGTTAAATTCTAATGCCATAGTAATTTTTGATTTTATTGGTTTATTAATTAAGAACATTATTGTAACAATCAAGTGTGGGATTAGTTCCTGCACCACTCATTTTTCCCCTCCTATCCCGGCTCTGCAAATTTAACCAGCTACTTTTAAAGTTACCTCCCCAAATTTCCCCAAACTGTTCAAAACTGGACTTTCTGCTTTGATACAGCCATTTTGGGTTCTGAAATAGACGTCAAAATTCTCGGTTTCCTCCACAATTTTCAGTGCGATCCTGTCATTTCCCGGGTGTGCCTTGATAAGATCTCCAACGGCATCAATAAAGGAATGGTTCAAATCGGAAAGTGAGATGCTTAAGGTGATCTTCATGGTCTTTTTCTCACGCATTTCACTGAGCAATTGAATATCCGTCACCCAAAAACGTTTTCTTTCCGGATCATTTCTGTCTGTTTGATAATTTCCCTTTACGTATAATACATTACCGGTTTGGTCAACGTAATTTTTGAATTTAATATAATTGCTTTTAAATAATCCAAGTTCTAAATGGCCGCTGAAATCTTCCAATGAAAAAATGGTGTATTTATCACCCGACTTTCCGATCTTGGTATCAGTAGATGCGATATATCCTACAATAGAAATTTCGCCTTTATCCGTAAATTTTTCTATTTCATTTATGGCACATGTTTTAAATGCATCCACTTCAATTCTATAATCATCAAGTGGATGTCCGCTTAAATAAATACCTATTACTTCAAATTCTTTTTTTAATTTTTCTACGGTGTTCCATTCAGGCCATTCCGGAATTTTTGGTTCCGCAACCTCACTGTCAATGGTATCACCAAATAAAGTATTTTGAGCATTATTGACATTATCGGTGAAATTATTTCCGTAGCGTATTGCATTTTCTAAAACATTAATAGTTTCATTTTTTCCAACCGCAAAATATTGTGCACGAAAAACATTAAAACTATCAAAAGCGCCGGCAAGCACAAGCGACTCCAAGGTCTTTTTATTTACACTGCGCAGATTAACTCTTCTTGTAAGATCATATAAACTTTTATAGGGACCATTTGCATTGCGTTCTCTTATCAGCTCAACAACTGCAGCCTCTCCTACCCCTTTGATCGCGGTTAATCCAAAACGAATTTCACCATTTTTATTTACGGCAAAAGTTACATTACTTTCGTTTACATCAGGAGGTAATACAGAAATTCCCATACGGCGACATTCATCCATAAAGAAACTCACTTTTTCAATATTCCCCTGATTATGTGTGAGCACTGCACTCATATATTCAGCAGCGTAATTTGCTTTAAGATAGGCAGTTTGATAAGCAACTAAAGCATAACAAGTTGAATGCGATTTATTAAATGCATATTGTGCAAATGCTTCCCAATCGCCCCATATTTTTTCACATATTTTTTTATCAAAATTATTTTTTTCGCAACCCTCGATAAATTTCGATTTCATTTTATCGAGCACATCCTTTTGTTTTTTACCCATTGCCTTACGCAGGGTATCCGCATCTCCTTTTGTGAAATTTGCGAGGCGTTGTGAAAGTAACATTACCTGTTCCTGATAAACAGTAACACCATATGTTTCCTTTAATATTTCCTCCATTTCCACAAGGTCGTAATGAATTTCCTCACGCCCGTGTTTGCGTTTGATATAAGTAGGAATATATTCAATAGGACCCGGACGATAAAGAGCGTTCATCGCAATAAGGTCTTCAAATTTATCGGGTTTTAATTCTTTCAGATATTTTTGCATTCCCGGACTTTCAAACTGAAATGTTCCGTTTGTTTCGCCGCGCTGATATAATTCGAAGGTGGGTTTATCGTCTAAAGTAATTGTGTCGATATCAATGGTTACGCCATGATTTTGTTTAATTAAATTTAATGCAGTTTTAAGAATGGATAAAGTTCTTAAACCAAGAAAGTCCATTTTAATTACACCTGCATTTTCTATCACTTCTCCTTCAAACTGTGTGATATATAGATCCGAATCCTTTGCAACTGCAATTGGAATCAGGTCGGTAAGATCGCATGGTGCAATAATTAACCCTGCAGCATGCACACCGGTATTGCGCACCGATCCTTCTAAAACTAAAGCCTCTTTAATTACTTTACTTCTCAGATCATCACCATCTTCAAATATTTTGCGCAACGCCTTTGCATTTGCCATTTCATCCGGTGATAAATTTTCTTTTTCAAATAAGGAATTATCACCGTTTAGGGGTGCATTAATAAATCTGTTTAATGAAATACCCGGGCGTTCAGGAATAAATTTACTTAGTGCATTACTATCTGAAATTGCCATATCCAAAACACGTGCAACATCTTTTAAACTTGTTTTGGCAGCCATGGTACCATAGGTAATTAATTGTGCAACCTGATTTTTTCCGTATTTCTGCACAACATAATCAATAACTTTTTGCCGCCCGTCATCATCAAAATCCGTATCAATATCTGGCATCGACTTTCTATCAGGATTTAAAAATCTTTCGAAGAGCAGATTATATTTCATGGGATCGATATTGGTTATCCCAATACAATATGCAACTACAGATCCTGCAGCCGATCCTCTTCCGGGACCAACAAATACACCCATGTCGCGCCCTGCTTTTATAAAATCCATTACAATGAGAAAATATCCTGCAAAACCCATTGTTTTAATGGTAAACAATTCGAAATTGATGCGTTCCTCAGTGAGTGCTTCAATTTCGCCGTACCGTTTTTTTGCACCTTCAAAGGTGATGAACTTTAAATATTCCCATTGATTTAAAACATCATCCTCATGAATTTTAAATTCGGCGGGTACAGGAAATGCGGGCAATAATATATCGCGTTTAAGATCTAATAATTGTATCTTATCAACTATTTCATTGGTATTTTCAATTGCCTCAGGTACATCATCAAAAAGAGTTATCATTTCTGATGATGTTTTAAAATAAAACTGATCGTTATAAAAAGCAAAACGTTTGCCTTTGCTTTGCATATCATCGTCACCAAAATCCTTCATTTTTGGCGTTGCCTGTTTTTCTCCGGTATTGATACACAATAAAATATCATGTGCGTTTGCATCACCTTGATCAACATAATGTGCATCGTTGGTTGCAATCACTTTAACATTATATTTTTTTGCATATTGCATTAAAACATCATTCACATAAACCTGATCGGGGATGTCATGACGCTGCAATTCGATATAATAATCCTCACCAAATAAATTATGCCACCATTTGAATGTTTCCTCTGCCTCTTCCTTACTTTTTTTCATGATGGCTCGGGGAACCTCAGCAGCGAGACAACAGGTGGTTGCAATTAATCCTTCATGATATTTTTCAATAATGGATCTGTCGATGCGAGGGTATTTACCGTACATGCCCTGCGTATAACCCAGGGAACACATTTTTACTAAATTTTTATATCCTACCTCATTTTTGGCAAGCAGCACCTGATGATATCGCACATCTTTCTCTTCCCGGGTAAAATTTTTCCGGTACATATCACTCACGATATAAAATTCGCAACCAACTACAGGTTTGATCTTTGGTGTTCCATCGGCATTTTTGTGTTTATAGGCCTCTGCCACAAATTGAAATGCGCCAAACATGTTGCCGTGGTCGGTAATTGCGAGCGCGGGCATTTCGTCTGCAACTGCTTTCTTATATAGCCTGCTTATGTCACTGGCTCCGTCGAGCAGCGAAAACATGGTATGATTGTGAAGATGTGAAAATTTCATTTTTTTTAAAGGTCGGCTAAATTAGAAAGAAGCCCAAATGAAGGTAAAAAAAATGACGGGATTTTTTAAACAGGTTGTGCACAAGATTAAATAAAAAAGTTTCGTTTAAGCTAAGTAAATGTAATTCAGCACATTGAATTGTCTATAAAACTGCATAAACTCACTGAAAAAATGTAATTTTAAATAAATTGTGGGTCCTGATGAAAACGATCATTTCTTGTCTTTTTATTCTTTATACCCGGTTTCGCAAGCGGACAAAATAATACCTGGTATTTCACCGGTATTACCGATACAGTAATTAGTATCACTTCCCTCAACAATAAAATTTGGGCTGCAACTCAAAACGCGGGGTTAAAGATTTTTGATCAAACCACAGGAGAAATTACAACCTATAATAAAAATAATTTACAGGTGGGAACTAATGATTTCAGGATGATCAGATCACTGAATAATAAAATTTATGCCGGCGCTTTTTTTGGTGGATTATATATTTATGAAAATGATAGCTGGAGTTGGATTGATACTTCCAATTCACCTATACCGGGAATGAATGTAAATGATGTAGCATTCGACAGTGTCAATTCCATTTTATGGATCGCAACAAATAAAGGTCTTGCAAAGGTTCAGAATGATAGTTGGCAAATATTTGATTCAACCAATTCAGAACTGGGCGCAAATGATCTCACTTGTTTATTGAATGATAAAAACAATACGCTTTGGATAGGATCACGATTTTCAGGCGTTTCAAAATTAATTGATGGTGTTTTTACAAATTATAATTATGATAATTCAGGACTAAATTCAAATCTTATACGCACCATGATAAGTGATGATGAAGGCATTTTATATATAGCAGATTTTCTCGGTGTAGAAAAATATGATCCGGTTTCTGATGTTTGGTTGTTTGTATATAACACACTTACCTCCCAGCTTACACACAACAGTGTAAACCGCATGGCAATTGACGCGGAGGGAAATATTTGGTTTGCCACACACAATGGAATTACAAAAACAAATGCTACAGGAAGTTGGGATCAATTTTACAGTACTAATTCAAATTTACCACACAGTACTACGGATGGGTTGTATATAGATGATGCGGGAAAGGTATGGGCAGGTACCTTTGGTGGTATGGCTATTTATACTTCCTCAAACCAAATAGGATCATTTGATGATGTGGTAAATATATTTCCCAATCCATGTCGCGATCTTGTTACCATTTCTACAATAAATCCTATGTATATTTCCTTGTATTCCATAACCGGGAAACAACTTGTTTTAGAATATATTATGGAAGAAACGTATGGAGAATTTTTCAATTCTTTTAATGTTACTTCCCTTAGCAAAGGTATTTATGTTGTGGAATGTAAAAATGAAAATTCTGCTATCTCAAAAATATTTGTAAAAAATTGATGTCAATAATAAAGTTCCCTTACTATCAGTGATTTAGCCACAAGTTCTCCCTCCCATTCAAAATATATTTACGAGCTTCTATTATTGAAAAATTTCGCCATTTTTTCGGAAAATGGATAAATCTGTATTTTATTGACCTCAATATCTGCTGCAACTTTGTGAGTGGATCTTGGAAGGGATATACAAACAGTTCAGATTAATAAACAGTCCTTTTCAAAAACGATTTTTTGTAAGAACATCCTGAAACGGAAGTAGGGTATAGTAGTTGGGCATTTTAGAATAAACGTTATTTGAAATAATTTGTTTAAAAACTATATTTGTAGCCACATCTATTTGATCTATGGCAATAAATTATTCCGACTTCGAAAAAGTGGAAATGAGAACAGGCACAATACTGGAGGTAAATGACTTTCCGGGAGCAAAAAAACCTGCTTTTCAGTTAATAATTGATTTCGGAGAACTCGGAATTAAACGATCGAGTGCACAGATCACATCACATTACTCAAAGGCAGAACTCATAGGGAAACAAATTGTTGCCGTGGTAAATTTTCCACCTAAACAAATTGCTAATTTCTTCAGTGAGTGCCTTGTTTTAGGTGCAATTCAAACAGATGGTTCTGTTATATTACTCCAAACAGATAAAGTAATAGAAAACGGATTACGCATTGCATAATCTGATAATCTCTTGACTTTAGGATAGATGCTACTTCCTGTTGCAGTTACAATTACCATTGTAATTCGATTTAATTTTTAAGATGAACACCAAATAAATGGTGACAATTGTTTCCTGTTTACAGAACAAAAGTCATCCGATTTTTACTATTTAACCAATTTCTTTGTATATACATATAAATTTAACTTTTATGAAAAAAATATTATTTATTGCGGCATTATCCCTTAGCACAATAGCCATAAATGCTCAGGTAACGGAAGACTGGGTTTCGCAGGACGATTATTATGGTAAAGACGGCATCATGGTAGTAGTTGATGAGGCAGATAATGCCTTCACTCTTAGCGACATCTTTTATGGTGATATTTACCTTACGAAAAGAAGTCCGGACGGAACCATTCTATGGGCTGTAACCTACGACAATACAACACCATCTCAATGGGAAGTGGCAAGTTGTGTTGCCATCGATATTAATGGAGATGCCATTGTAACGGGATATACAAATACCGGATTTGGATCAGATTGGTTTCCGGTTCAAGCAGTTACTATGAAATTTAATGGTGAAGATGGTGCATTGATTTGGAGAGAAACATACAGCACCGGAGTTGCATACCGTGGACGCAAAGTATTAACGGACGCATCCGGAAATATTTATGTTGGTGGTGATGTAAATGCATGGATGATCTACCACGGAGAAGTGGGTAATATGATGGTAAAAAAATATGACACCAATGGAAATGAAATTTGGACAATTATTGCAGACAATCTTGGAAATCCAATGCCGGGAACACTTAATAATTTAGAATTTGACGCAGCAGGAAATATTGTTATAGCATCTTATGGTTCAACCATGGCTAAAATATCGCCTGCCGGAACCATATTATGGTATTTAAGCGGCATTGAAAATGGAATTATTGATATTGATCTGGATCCGTCAGGAAATATATTTGTTTTATCACATGGTTCCTTTGGCGTGATTCCGTTTATTTCAAGCGATTTCACAGTAAAAAAATATAATAATTCCGGATCATTATTATGGTCGCAACATTACGATTTTGGCAATGAAGAATTTGGTCGTCAAATTGAAAGCGATAATTCCGGTGGTGCATATATAATAGGATATGGTGGACTTTATTTCGACTGGATAACATTTAAAATAAATAGTACCGGAATTCTACAATGGTCGCAGGAATATGATGAGCACACAGGTAATGATGAAATACCAATGAAGATGGTAAAAGATAATGATGATAATATTTATGTAACAGGACAAGGTGGACCATGGCCGGGATATTTCTGGACTAGTTTAACTCAAATGGTTACTATTAAATATACACCTGATGGAGTTGCGGAATGGACAGCCTTACATGATTATTATACCAATGTAGGGACAGCAATTTGTCTTGCCTCTGATAATTCTATTTATGCTGTTGCTCAAATGTATGCAACTACAATACATTATACTCAGGCGCTTCCAACCCTTTGCGAAACTCCTGTAGGATTATTCACCAATAATATTACAACAACAAAAGCGAGACTTAATTGGACAGTTGATCCTGATGCATT
The genomic region above belongs to Bacteroidota bacterium and contains:
- the trxA gene encoding thioredoxin — translated: MALEFNDANFKQDVLESEKLTVIDFWAEWCGPCRVVGPVIEELSKDYHGKVNIGKVNVDFNPEISMMYGIRNIPTILFIKNGQVIDKQVGAVAKSVLDAKVKQHM
- a CDS encoding T9SS type A sorting domain-containing protein: MKKLFTLLMVTISIACYAQPTITSSVAGTIGDELSYVNVNTTDFDPGAAGENVTWDFSGISTSGTTVGYTLVDPSATGEAAEFPGANTASDDGSGSFGFFKITPSEYTVYGVYTPATTISYSDPEEILIFPLTYGTTNSDDLHAEFFSGYDMIRDGSNEMNADGYGTLILPSGTYTNVLRVKIEQDFSDEAVGIPFTFVYDYTLYYWYKAGVKGPLFQYFDLKTDVGGIPSNSESYGINSDVEITGLQDNLLNNKLDIFPNPAVDNIQIASADVNLLNAEIYDLKGSLIISQDLSGHTSTLHVADLTSGIYLLKVLTSEGLQIKTITIQ
- a CDS encoding DUF58 domain-containing protein, with translation MATTQQLMSIQDLRSIENLELLAKQVVEGFILGLHKSPFHGFSVEFAEHRIYNPGEATRHIDWKVYGRTDKLFTKKYEEETNLRCQIVIDASSSMYFPEAEKNEQGLHINKLIFSAICASSIMHLLKLQRDAAGLTIFADDILLHTKAASNIVHQKLLQSQLENFIGRSSRDLKTEAAKCLHVIAENVHRRSLVIVFSDMFEGNENTEELFSALQHLKHNKHEVILFHVVDKKHEIDFTYDNRPYVFVDMESGEKVKVRSNEVKSHYMEQMVKFMKNLKTRCDQYKIDFIEADMNKEFSQVLMPYLVKRMKMK
- a CDS encoding PAS domain S-box protein, whose amino-acid sequence is METNFERNSNVNSLQQFEALFHHATIGIIISNKLGEIINANDMACKFFDYQIDELVGQKIEILLPEKYQHSHQHNRESFYSNPHNRAMGANRDLNARKKDGSTFPVEISLSYYKIKEELFAIAFIIDISERKANEEFMLAQKNELEKKTIEISSMNIGLENKIEDRTKMLRETLQELENSRQELSEAFDKEKELSDLKSRFVTMASHEFRTPLSTILSSASLLNKYTKTEEQEKRDRHIMRIKDAVGSMKNILEDFLSLGKLEDGLVTARYENLEVQDCVHAIKILIEDIQQICKPGQKLIFTHVGEGNLVTDLNMIKNILVNLISNAIKFSAENSVINIDCILDGAVIKIVVKDNGIGISEEDQEHLFERFFRAKNASNIQGTGLGLHIVSKYLELMNGKISLKSILNEGTTFTLEIPNINS
- a CDS encoding response regulator, whose product is MKKKLLLIEDNTELRENTVEILELANYTVFSAENGKIGVDIALAEKPDLIICDIMMPVLDGYGVIHLLGQNDETKNIPFIFLTAKTEKSDFRKGMEMGADDYITKPFDDIELLRAIEVRFKKHELLRSAFTNDIHGVNEFINLANETAGLELTSDLREVREYKKKQFLYSENNRPHNIYYVIKGKVKTYLINEDGKELINAIYTNGDFIGYTAILENKPYAENAEFMEDSELMLIPAEDFTALINKDMIVAQQFIKLLTKNISDKEEKLIALAYNSLRKRVAASLMEVYDIFKKSDPNNSKVEISRENLARVVGTAKESLIRTLSDFKDEKLIDIKEGKIYILDEKKLRNLPF
- a CDS encoding alpha/beta fold hydrolase, whose amino-acid sequence is MELNYIKSGSGYPIIILHGLFGMLDNWKTIARSLEEKFTVYLIDQRNHGKSPHTPEHSYQLMADDLSVFFTHHQISKAHIIGHSMGGKTAMQFALQHPEKVNKLIIVDMGIKRYPGGHDSIFDALQSIDLKTIHSRKDAEILMADKLSDITVQQFLLKNLSRNVNGSYRWKFNLEALSANYDDEILAPVKVLNTFTGDVLFVRGENSKYIVNEDWDDIQKVFPNAILKTVEDSGHWVHAEQPEAFLGIILTFIT